A portion of the Stigmatella aurantiaca DW4/3-1 genome contains these proteins:
- a CDS encoding acyl carrier protein, whose amino-acid sequence MTEPQGLPPGAGKGRLLSALHAASPQRRARLLMDFLQEQLGPRLGMEPAEIGPRDNLMELGVDSIKAVELKGLLEHELGLELNSSLAFDQPNLEALTGFLLEAAQLKAPGTASPPVPPAPPPSSGTEEALSEELLAELLAAELQALKNPS is encoded by the coding sequence GTGACTGAGCCGCAAGGACTCCCCCCGGGGGCGGGCAAAGGCCGCCTCCTCTCCGCGCTGCACGCGGCCTCGCCGCAGCGCCGCGCCCGGCTGCTCATGGATTTTCTCCAGGAGCAGCTCGGCCCCCGGCTGGGCATGGAACCGGCCGAGATCGGCCCGCGTGACAACCTCATGGAGCTGGGCGTCGATTCGATCAAGGCCGTCGAACTCAAGGGGTTGCTCGAGCATGAGCTGGGATTGGAACTCAACAGCTCGTTGGCCTTCGATCAGCCCAACCTCGAGGCCCTGACAGGCTTTCTCCTGGAGGCCGCGCAGCTCAAGGCCCCCGGGACCGCCTCCCCTCCTGTCCCCCCCGCCCCGCCTCCGTCCTCCGGGACGGAAGAGGCTCTGTCCGAGGAGCTGCTCGCGGAGCTGCTCGCTGCGGAGCTGCAGGCGCTGAAAAACCCTTCCTAA
- a CDS encoding type I polyketide synthase, translated as MSPSSPPNYPKLLNEALQALKAMRHKLETAEATSAANQEPIAVVGMACRLPGGVRSPEDFWALLESGRDAIGPIPAERWDSEKYYDPDPDAPGKICTREGGFLNAHKAFDAQFFRISPREAMYMDPQQRMVLEVAWEALERACIPPDSLYGSDTGVYVGLTCTDYAALMAQYVPEEEADPTASTGSAHSPAAGRLSYVLGLHGPSMALDTACSSALVAVHLACESLRRRESHAALAGGVNLMFAPLGHVLLSRAHMLSPEGRCKTFDEAANGYVRSEGVGMAVLKRLSDARRDKDPILALIRGSAVNQDGPSGGLTAPSGPAQRQVIRKALENAGLEPSAVDYIEAHGTGTALGDPIEMNALGEVFASNHDAARPLWVGSAKTSIGHMESAAGIGGLIKVILQLSHGAIPPHLHLKQPSSRIPWSKLPFQVPTALTPWPAGARKRVAGVSSFGFSGTNAHLVVEEPPRPEPAPQAVDRTRHLLALSAKTEDALEALVAKYVSLLEKQPAWALADVCHSANAGRSHFPHRLALQADSSLELLARLKASQQGKTPPGTSRGMVRNRPPSVGFLFTGQGSQFLGMGRELYETQPTFRKVLEQCDAVLATEAGWSLREVLYAPEAEAARVHQTAYAQPLLFALEYALAMLWQSWGVQPSAVMGHSLGEYVAACVAGVFSLEDGLKLVVARGRLMGALPEGGAMMAFASDEETVRQLIAPFPDEVSLAAINGPKQLVVSGSRQRLQALAEAFRQQGPAPKALEVSHAFHSPLMRPMREAFAQVAEQVRYSPPKVEFVSNLTGTSLSNEVAQASYWVRHVSEPVRFHEGIETLHRLGCRLFLEIGPRPTLSPLGRHCLPDPELKWLPSLTAEKRDWEQVLASLGELYTLGVPVDWAGVDRAYARRKLDGLPTYPFQQEEHWFPTYALPEGGAQRQPAPVHPLLGRRVAARSSRDEAYVFEAELKEGHPAYLTDHRVFGRALVPAAGFLEVALAAGRVALPDTRPTVKNVAIRAALALSPDTSTRLRTTLKPHPSGGFAFQITSQVDAGGGESAPWKLHVQGLLCAESPDAPEPLRADAVLRSLPESTAPQAFYEGMRQRGLAYGPAFQALKHLRAHDGQVLGHVELPAGLREESALYGLHPALLDSAFQAMALAVQRADTTSTYLPTGIEALHWWKKPEGQCEAYVVQRPSEGEDARIARVDVHLTDEAGHRVALVLGLQVLQTQEAALRRILEGDPAEFLYSFLWSQKALGAGGQAAPGAGSSPGRWLVFADHGGVGLAVARALKEAQAVCTLVHPSPGIATLRHEDGQYHLDPSRPEHFTALMEAVCPQVPGGDKHLPPGILYFWGLDLLGTAAEPSQAWEQTQALGCGPLLRLLQALGPFREMAVQLVTRGVFVPGERPAPVHIEQSALLGLFNTFRIERPAFRCLHMDLEPGPRRGPPELEVRQLLQEVLAHEGEEQVAFRKGLRFVSRWERMKDLPASSDPAQARPFQLTFDASGALERLSQTPVERRPPGPGEAEVEIRASALNFKDVLHALAMLKKPDATKTLGLECAGTITRVGPGVPESRIGERVVAIGNECLASHITLPIQDVIPLPRGLSFLDAAAAPSVFMTTWHSLLSLARIRPGERVLIHAAAGGVGQAAIRLCQRLGAEVLATASPPKWPFLQAQGVRHIMNSRTLHFQEQVLEATGGRGVDVVLNSLNGDFIPTNLKVLAPGGRFIEIGKLGIWTPEQVAAVRPDITYHAFDLSEASAEVRDGLRQSLAEVLGWMASGSVEPLPIERYPLSSVETAFRHLSQAKNIGKVVIEMPRREAVDEPPIIRAQGTYLLTGGLGALGLEVAQWLVNQGARSLVLLGRRGPSAEALPLLERLRAAGASVEVLQADVTELGSLTQVMAHLRTPGRPPLVGVLHAAGLLDDGTLQELTEERFLKVMEPKVKGTWNLHLLTKDLPLDFFVCFSSMASALGSLGQGNYAAANAFMDALMHQRRALGQPGLSINWGSWASVGMAATLDPQHRKQAAARGIHTLPTPLALAALGVLLRGGPPQAGVAAIDWERFIRQVRLGIPLKLIEVLVASASRGKSSAPAESPELFRARLREAPPLQRRELLLSFMRSLLARMLGFASPEKIDPHHRLVELGLDSLSSVELKNHLEITLGCSLPAALLFDFPTLDALAVHLHDEVLGYGQAADEGPTKATG; from the coding sequence ATGAGCCCATCCTCCCCTCCCAACTACCCCAAGCTGCTCAACGAGGCGCTCCAGGCCCTCAAGGCGATGCGCCACAAGCTGGAGACGGCGGAGGCGACAAGCGCCGCGAACCAGGAGCCCATCGCCGTGGTGGGCATGGCGTGCCGCCTTCCCGGGGGTGTTCGGTCTCCCGAGGACTTCTGGGCGCTGCTCGAATCCGGCCGCGATGCCATCGGCCCCATCCCCGCCGAGCGGTGGGATTCGGAGAAGTATTACGATCCGGACCCCGACGCGCCCGGGAAGATCTGCACCCGCGAGGGCGGCTTCCTGAACGCGCACAAGGCCTTCGATGCGCAGTTTTTCCGCATCTCGCCGCGCGAGGCCATGTACATGGACCCGCAGCAGCGCATGGTGCTGGAGGTGGCCTGGGAGGCCCTGGAGCGGGCCTGCATTCCCCCGGACTCGCTGTACGGCAGCGACACGGGCGTCTACGTGGGGCTGACCTGCACGGACTACGCCGCGCTCATGGCCCAGTACGTGCCGGAAGAGGAGGCCGATCCCACCGCCAGCACGGGCAGCGCCCACAGCCCCGCGGCGGGGCGGCTCTCGTATGTGCTGGGCCTGCACGGCCCCAGCATGGCGCTCGACACGGCGTGCTCGTCCGCGCTCGTGGCCGTGCACCTGGCGTGCGAGAGCCTGCGGCGCCGCGAGTCCCACGCGGCGCTGGCCGGCGGCGTCAACCTCATGTTTGCCCCGCTGGGCCACGTCCTGCTGTCGCGCGCGCACATGCTCTCCCCCGAGGGCCGCTGCAAGACCTTCGATGAGGCCGCCAACGGGTACGTGCGCAGCGAGGGGGTGGGCATGGCCGTCCTCAAGCGCCTGTCCGATGCGCGGCGGGACAAGGACCCCATCCTCGCGCTCATCCGCGGCAGCGCCGTCAATCAGGACGGGCCCAGCGGCGGGCTGACCGCCCCCAGTGGTCCCGCCCAGCGCCAGGTCATCCGGAAGGCCTTGGAGAACGCCGGCCTGGAGCCCTCCGCCGTGGACTACATCGAGGCCCACGGCACCGGGACCGCCCTGGGAGACCCCATCGAGATGAATGCCCTGGGCGAGGTCTTCGCCAGCAACCACGACGCGGCCCGGCCGCTGTGGGTCGGCTCGGCCAAGACGAGCATCGGGCACATGGAGTCCGCCGCGGGCATCGGCGGGCTCATCAAGGTCATCCTCCAGTTGAGCCATGGCGCCATCCCCCCGCACCTGCACCTGAAGCAGCCCAGCTCCCGCATCCCCTGGAGCAAGCTCCCCTTCCAGGTTCCCACCGCCCTCACCCCCTGGCCCGCCGGAGCGCGCAAGCGCGTGGCCGGTGTCAGCTCCTTCGGGTTCAGCGGCACCAACGCGCACCTCGTGGTGGAAGAGCCCCCCCGGCCAGAGCCCGCCCCCCAGGCGGTGGACAGGACGCGGCACCTGCTGGCGCTCTCCGCGAAGACGGAGGACGCGCTGGAGGCGCTCGTGGCGAAGTACGTGTCGCTGCTGGAGAAGCAGCCCGCGTGGGCGCTGGCGGACGTGTGCCACTCGGCCAACGCGGGGCGCTCGCACTTCCCGCACCGCCTGGCGCTCCAGGCGGACTCCTCCCTGGAGTTGCTCGCGCGGCTGAAGGCATCCCAGCAGGGAAAAACGCCCCCTGGCACCTCTCGGGGGATGGTGCGGAACCGGCCCCCCAGCGTGGGCTTCCTCTTCACCGGCCAGGGCTCCCAGTTCCTGGGGATGGGGCGCGAGCTGTACGAGACGCAGCCCACCTTCCGGAAAGTCCTGGAGCAATGCGACGCCGTGCTGGCCACCGAGGCGGGCTGGTCCCTGCGCGAGGTGCTGTACGCCCCAGAGGCGGAGGCGGCCCGCGTCCACCAGACGGCGTATGCGCAACCCCTGCTCTTCGCGCTCGAGTACGCGCTGGCCATGCTCTGGCAGTCCTGGGGTGTGCAGCCCTCGGCCGTCATGGGCCACAGCCTCGGGGAATACGTCGCGGCGTGCGTCGCGGGCGTCTTCAGCCTGGAGGATGGGTTGAAGCTCGTCGTGGCGCGCGGCCGGTTGATGGGCGCCCTTCCGGAAGGCGGGGCCATGATGGCCTTCGCGAGCGACGAGGAGACCGTCCGCCAGCTGATCGCCCCCTTCCCGGACGAGGTCTCCCTCGCCGCCATCAACGGCCCCAAGCAGCTCGTTGTCTCCGGCTCCCGGCAGCGGCTCCAGGCGCTGGCCGAGGCGTTCCGCCAGCAGGGCCCCGCGCCGAAGGCACTGGAGGTCTCCCACGCCTTCCACTCGCCCTTGATGCGGCCGATGCGGGAGGCCTTCGCCCAGGTGGCGGAGCAGGTCCGCTACTCGCCTCCCAAGGTGGAGTTCGTCTCCAACCTCACCGGCACCTCGCTCTCGAATGAAGTGGCTCAGGCCAGCTACTGGGTGCGCCACGTGAGCGAGCCCGTGCGCTTCCACGAAGGCATCGAGACCCTGCACCGGCTGGGCTGCCGCCTCTTCCTGGAGATAGGCCCCCGGCCGACGTTGAGCCCCCTGGGCCGCCACTGCCTCCCCGACCCGGAGCTGAAGTGGTTGCCCAGCCTCACCGCGGAGAAACGGGACTGGGAGCAGGTACTGGCCAGCCTGGGCGAGCTGTACACCCTGGGAGTGCCCGTGGATTGGGCGGGGGTCGATCGGGCGTATGCCCGGCGAAAGCTGGACGGGCTGCCCACCTACCCCTTCCAGCAAGAGGAGCACTGGTTCCCCACCTATGCGCTCCCAGAAGGCGGCGCGCAGCGGCAACCCGCGCCCGTGCACCCCCTGCTCGGGCGCCGCGTGGCGGCCCGAAGCTCCCGGGATGAGGCCTATGTCTTCGAGGCCGAGCTGAAGGAGGGCCACCCAGCCTATCTCACGGATCACCGCGTCTTTGGCCGGGCCCTCGTGCCGGCCGCGGGCTTCCTGGAGGTGGCCCTCGCCGCGGGAAGGGTGGCGCTGCCGGACACCCGGCCCACCGTGAAGAACGTGGCCATCCGGGCCGCGCTGGCCTTGTCACCTGACACCTCCACCCGCCTCCGGACCACCCTCAAGCCGCATCCTTCTGGAGGGTTCGCGTTTCAAATCACCAGCCAGGTGGACGCGGGCGGAGGCGAGTCGGCCCCGTGGAAACTCCACGTGCAGGGCCTGCTCTGCGCGGAGTCTCCGGACGCCCCCGAGCCCCTGCGCGCCGACGCTGTCCTGCGCTCCTTGCCCGAGAGCACGGCGCCCCAGGCCTTCTACGAGGGCATGCGCCAGCGCGGGCTGGCCTATGGCCCGGCCTTCCAAGCGCTGAAGCACCTCCGGGCCCACGACGGACAGGTCCTCGGCCACGTTGAGCTGCCAGCGGGGCTCCGCGAGGAGAGCGCCCTGTATGGCTTGCACCCGGCGCTTCTGGACTCGGCCTTCCAGGCGATGGCGCTCGCCGTCCAGCGGGCGGACACCACCTCCACGTATCTGCCCACCGGAATCGAAGCCCTGCACTGGTGGAAGAAGCCCGAGGGCCAGTGCGAGGCCTATGTCGTCCAGCGTCCCTCCGAAGGAGAGGATGCCCGGATCGCCCGGGTCGATGTCCACCTGACGGACGAGGCAGGCCACCGGGTGGCCCTCGTCCTGGGCTTGCAAGTGCTGCAAACCCAGGAGGCCGCCCTGCGGCGCATCCTCGAAGGGGATCCGGCCGAGTTCCTCTACTCGTTCCTGTGGTCCCAGAAGGCGCTCGGCGCCGGGGGACAGGCAGCCCCCGGGGCGGGTTCCTCCCCTGGCCGCTGGCTGGTCTTCGCCGACCACGGTGGCGTGGGGCTCGCGGTGGCGCGCGCCCTGAAAGAGGCCCAGGCCGTCTGTACCCTCGTGCACCCCTCGCCGGGCATCGCGACGCTGCGCCACGAGGACGGGCAGTACCATCTGGATCCCTCTCGCCCGGAGCACTTCACCGCGCTGATGGAGGCCGTGTGCCCGCAGGTCCCCGGGGGGGACAAACACCTTCCCCCCGGCATCCTCTACTTCTGGGGGTTGGATCTCCTGGGCACCGCGGCCGAGCCCTCCCAGGCATGGGAGCAGACCCAGGCGCTGGGCTGCGGCCCGCTGTTGCGCCTCCTCCAGGCGTTGGGCCCCTTCCGGGAGATGGCGGTGCAACTCGTCACCCGCGGGGTTTTCGTTCCCGGGGAGCGCCCCGCCCCCGTCCACATCGAGCAGTCCGCCTTGCTGGGCCTGTTCAACACCTTCCGGATCGAGCGCCCCGCCTTCCGCTGCCTCCACATGGACCTGGAGCCCGGCCCTCGGCGTGGCCCCCCGGAGCTGGAGGTGCGGCAGCTTCTGCAAGAGGTGCTCGCCCATGAGGGCGAAGAGCAGGTCGCCTTCCGGAAGGGCCTGCGGTTCGTCTCCCGCTGGGAGCGGATGAAGGACTTGCCCGCCTCCAGCGACCCGGCGCAGGCCCGCCCGTTCCAGCTGACGTTCGATGCGTCGGGGGCCCTGGAGCGGCTGAGCCAGACGCCCGTGGAGCGGCGGCCTCCAGGCCCTGGGGAGGCCGAGGTGGAGATTCGCGCCTCCGCCCTCAACTTCAAGGATGTGCTCCACGCGCTGGCCATGTTGAAGAAGCCCGATGCCACGAAGACGCTGGGCCTGGAGTGCGCTGGCACCATCACCCGCGTGGGCCCAGGGGTGCCCGAATCGCGGATCGGTGAGCGCGTGGTGGCCATCGGCAACGAGTGTCTGGCCAGCCACATCACGCTTCCCATCCAGGACGTCATCCCCCTGCCGCGAGGGCTGAGCTTCCTGGATGCGGCGGCGGCACCGTCCGTGTTCATGACCACCTGGCACTCGCTCCTCTCGCTGGCGCGCATCCGTCCTGGAGAGCGGGTGCTGATCCACGCGGCGGCGGGCGGCGTGGGCCAGGCGGCGATCCGGCTTTGCCAGCGCCTGGGCGCCGAGGTCCTGGCCACCGCCAGTCCCCCCAAGTGGCCGTTCCTCCAGGCCCAGGGGGTGCGGCACATCATGAACTCCCGCACGCTTCACTTCCAGGAGCAGGTGCTGGAAGCCACCGGCGGGCGCGGCGTCGACGTGGTCCTCAACTCGCTCAACGGAGACTTCATCCCCACGAACCTGAAGGTCCTCGCCCCGGGGGGACGCTTCATCGAGATTGGCAAGCTGGGCATCTGGACGCCGGAGCAAGTCGCCGCCGTGCGCCCGGACATCACCTATCACGCGTTCGACCTGAGCGAGGCCTCCGCCGAGGTCCGGGATGGGTTGAGACAGTCGCTGGCGGAGGTGCTCGGGTGGATGGCCTCGGGGAGTGTCGAGCCCCTGCCCATCGAGCGGTACCCCTTGAGCAGCGTGGAGACCGCGTTCAGGCACCTCTCCCAGGCGAAGAACATCGGCAAGGTCGTCATCGAGATGCCTCGCCGGGAGGCCGTGGACGAGCCGCCCATCATCCGTGCCCAGGGGACGTACCTGCTCACGGGAGGACTGGGGGCGCTGGGCCTGGAGGTGGCCCAGTGGCTGGTGAACCAAGGGGCGCGCTCGCTGGTGCTGCTGGGCCGCCGGGGGCCCTCCGCCGAGGCCCTGCCCTTGCTGGAGCGCCTGCGGGCAGCCGGGGCCAGCGTGGAGGTGCTCCAGGCCGACGTCACCGAGCTTGGCTCGCTCACCCAGGTGATGGCGCACCTGCGCACGCCGGGACGCCCCCCACTCGTGGGCGTCCTCCATGCCGCGGGACTGCTGGATGATGGAACCCTCCAGGAGCTGACGGAAGAGCGCTTCCTGAAGGTGATGGAGCCCAAGGTGAAGGGGACGTGGAACCTGCACCTGCTGACGAAGGACCTGCCGCTGGACTTCTTCGTCTGCTTCTCCTCCATGGCCTCCGCGCTCGGCTCGCTGGGCCAGGGCAACTACGCGGCGGCCAATGCCTTCATGGATGCGCTCATGCACCAGCGCAGGGCCCTGGGCCAGCCGGGCCTGAGCATCAACTGGGGCTCCTGGGCCTCCGTCGGCATGGCGGCCACCCTGGACCCGCAGCACCGCAAACAGGCCGCGGCCCGGGGCATTCACACGCTGCCCACGCCGCTGGCCCTGGCGGCGCTGGGGGTGCTGCTGCGAGGGGGCCCGCCCCAGGCGGGCGTGGCGGCCATCGACTGGGAGCGGTTCATCCGCCAGGTGCGGCTGGGCATTCCCCTGAAGCTCATCGAAGTCCTCGTGGCCAGCGCCTCGCGCGGAAAATCATCCGCCCCCGCGGAGTCTCCAGAGCTGTTCCGCGCCCGGCTGCGCGAGGCGCCCCCGCTGCAACGCCGGGAGCTGCTGCTGAGCTTCATGCGCAGCCTGCTCGCGCGCATGCTGGGCTTTGCCTCGCCCGAGAAGATCGATCCGCACCACCGGCTGGTGGAGCTGGGGCTCGACTCCCTCTCGTCCGTGGAGCTGAAGAACCACCTGGAGATCACCCTGGGGTGCTCCCTGCCCGCCGCGCTGCTGTTCGACTTCCCCACGCTGGATGCCCTCGCGGTCCACCTGCACGACGAGGTGCTCGGCTACGGGCAGGCGGCCGATGAGGGCCCTACGAAGGCCACGGGCTGA
- a CDS encoding aromatic ring-hydroxylating oxygenase subunit alpha produces MSIRNGWERDVLDRLVTLVETRDPPQAGRIARIPMDHYRSRERLALERRHVFERFPLIVGFSAQVREPGSFLTHDPSGVPILVTRDASGTLRAFLNVCRHRGAKLAGEPCGSGRSILACRYHGWRYALDGTLRAVPGLKGFPDLKREERGLVSLPVSERHGLVFVRVTPGPELELERFLGPVFEELETFGFPRRVVFESSVRTVACNWKLMIDTVLEAYHISVLHRKTGGLAFEENQVLFDASTPPNGRFVLPLRGLTRPEGEVAEGSLLHYASPLYWMFPNSVILFSGSFAHMLSVFPVDEGRCTVQGSSLRLEGPLDEAAQEGLQKEYEQYWATIREDISVTETIQEGMASGANQEFLFGGFESVADTHFHSALEAALQGRLTP; encoded by the coding sequence ATGAGCATTCGAAACGGCTGGGAAAGGGATGTTCTCGACCGACTCGTCACCCTGGTGGAGACCCGGGATCCACCTCAGGCCGGGCGCATCGCGCGCATCCCCATGGACCACTATCGCTCCCGTGAGCGATTGGCGCTGGAGCGGCGCCATGTGTTCGAACGCTTTCCCTTGATCGTCGGCTTCAGCGCACAGGTCCGCGAGCCTGGGAGTTTTTTGACTCACGACCCTTCGGGCGTGCCCATCCTGGTGACGCGGGATGCGTCGGGAACCCTGCGGGCCTTTCTCAATGTCTGTCGGCACCGGGGGGCGAAGCTGGCCGGAGAGCCGTGCGGCTCGGGGCGCTCCATTCTCGCCTGCCGGTACCACGGCTGGCGCTACGCCTTGGATGGCACGCTGCGCGCCGTGCCGGGCTTGAAGGGCTTCCCGGATCTCAAGCGAGAGGAGCGGGGGCTCGTCTCACTTCCGGTGTCAGAGCGGCATGGTCTTGTCTTTGTCCGGGTAACGCCAGGGCCTGAGCTGGAACTGGAGCGGTTCCTGGGGCCGGTGTTCGAGGAGCTGGAGACGTTTGGGTTTCCCCGGCGCGTGGTGTTTGAGTCCTCGGTCCGGACCGTGGCCTGCAACTGGAAGTTGATGATCGATACGGTGCTCGAGGCGTATCACATCTCGGTGCTGCACCGGAAAACCGGGGGGCTTGCCTTCGAGGAGAACCAGGTGCTGTTCGATGCGTCCACGCCTCCAAATGGCCGCTTCGTGCTCCCCTTGAGGGGGCTCACGCGGCCGGAGGGCGAGGTGGCCGAGGGGAGCCTGCTCCACTACGCCAGCCCGCTCTATTGGATGTTCCCCAACAGCGTGATCCTCTTCTCGGGCTCGTTCGCCCACATGCTGTCCGTGTTTCCCGTGGACGAGGGCCGTTGCACGGTTCAGGGCTCCTCGCTGCGGCTGGAGGGGCCCCTCGATGAGGCCGCTCAGGAGGGGCTCCAGAAGGAGTACGAGCAGTACTGGGCCACCATTCGAGAGGACATCTCGGTCACCGAGACGATCCAGGAGGGCATGGCCTCGGGCGCCAACCAGGAGTTCCTCTTCGGGGGGTTCGAGTCCGTGGCGGACACGCACTTCCACTCCGCCCTGGAGGCGGCCCTCCAGGGGCGGTTGACGCCGTAG
- a CDS encoding TauD/TfdA dioxygenase family protein — translation MEIHSPSQGRIGAEISQLDLRAVTAQDATRIRQTIYEHKLVIFHGQSPSPEEYIAFARKIGRPQVYFQHNYHHPQHPELFVSSNVLEDGKKVGVAGTGRYWHTDYQFFQEPLPLVMVYPQVLPKAKRETYFIDMQRVYEAMPAELRAYVEGHRAIQEGKWRYKITPEDVDKALVDILAAVEKQVPAITHPAVIEHPLTGRKSLYLSSGFTTGIEGLTHEENRAAMAKLFAFIEQEAHVQTYSYQPGDILLWENRALLHKASDNPLGEPSKSYRIGIYDELPFYKS, via the coding sequence ATGGAAATCCATTCCCCCTCTCAGGGGCGCATCGGTGCGGAGATCTCTCAACTGGATCTCCGTGCCGTGACCGCCCAGGACGCCACCCGCATTCGTCAGACGATCTATGAACACAAGCTCGTCATCTTCCATGGGCAGAGCCCCTCCCCCGAGGAATACATCGCGTTTGCCCGGAAGATCGGCCGGCCCCAGGTCTACTTCCAACACAACTATCACCACCCCCAGCACCCCGAACTCTTCGTCTCCTCCAACGTCCTTGAGGATGGCAAGAAGGTGGGCGTCGCGGGGACCGGCCGCTACTGGCACACCGACTACCAGTTCTTCCAGGAGCCCTTGCCGCTGGTCATGGTCTACCCGCAGGTGCTGCCCAAGGCGAAGCGGGAGACTTATTTCATCGACATGCAGCGGGTGTATGAGGCCATGCCCGCCGAACTGCGTGCCTATGTGGAGGGCCACCGCGCCATCCAGGAAGGCAAGTGGCGCTACAAAATCACGCCGGAGGATGTCGACAAGGCCCTCGTCGACATCCTGGCCGCGGTGGAAAAACAGGTGCCCGCCATCACCCACCCCGCGGTCATCGAGCACCCCCTGACCGGCCGCAAGAGCCTCTATTTGAGCAGTGGTTTCACCACCGGCATCGAGGGGCTGACGCACGAAGAGAACCGCGCGGCGATGGCGAAGCTGTTTGCCTTCATCGAGCAGGAGGCGCACGTGCAGACGTATTCCTACCAGCCCGGGGACATCCTGCTCTGGGAAAACCGGGCCCTGCTGCACAAGGCGTCCGACAACCCGCTGGGTGAGCCCAGCAAGAGCTACCGCATCGGCATCTACGACGAATTGCCTTTCTACAAGAGCTAG
- a CDS encoding FcoT family thioesterase, protein MRAPEPTASKLIITDPALLQQVLIPYKPHCRYLLRAHLEHEGASTPEGRSRGNGAAAQGEFSIPESCYIDDTGHFNAVEFNICYNQLAYFLLASCAHHRLEPLAAWSIEEYRRRQLSDFLIVQFSSSFRKQMKAAHFTGRVELRKVMGRGKSLFIKTYCRFEDGHGGLSEGEPLIAITAQAEAPSHPLGA, encoded by the coding sequence ATGCGCGCCCCCGAGCCCACTGCGTCCAAACTCATCATCACGGATCCGGCCCTGCTCCAGCAGGTGCTCATTCCCTACAAACCGCATTGCCGCTACCTGCTGCGCGCGCACCTGGAGCACGAGGGGGCTTCGACCCCGGAGGGCCGCTCCCGGGGCAACGGGGCGGCAGCCCAGGGAGAATTCTCCATCCCTGAATCGTGCTACATCGACGACACGGGGCACTTCAACGCCGTCGAATTCAATATCTGTTACAACCAGCTGGCTTACTTCCTGCTGGCCTCGTGCGCCCACCATCGGCTGGAGCCCCTGGCGGCCTGGAGCATCGAGGAATACCGCCGCAGGCAGCTCTCGGACTTTCTCATCGTCCAGTTCTCCAGCTCCTTCCGCAAGCAGATGAAAGCCGCTCACTTCACGGGGCGGGTGGAGCTGCGCAAGGTGATGGGCCGCGGCAAATCCCTGTTCATCAAAACGTACTGCCGCTTCGAGGACGGCCATGGGGGCCTGTCCGAAGGCGAGCCGCTCATCGCCATCACGGCGCAGGCCGAGGCCCCCTCCCATCCGCTGGGGGCATGA